The following coding sequences are from one Rutidosis leptorrhynchoides isolate AG116_Rl617_1_P2 chromosome 11, CSIRO_AGI_Rlap_v1, whole genome shotgun sequence window:
- the LOC139877247 gene encoding uncharacterized protein — translation MENTKMEKNYCIMKLKCLQLVSILTVTLVGFCDEDHEMILVLETPSHESLHEYLVLKEKSITLSWSKRLRICLDVGRGLKYLHYEMEDQMMILHCAIWNKAIIVDENFGAKICNFSYSAFLQPNRNYVSFNQDSFCMTCCHQDRDTFETGKCKRETDVYSFGVLLFEIACGKLANDGIYRRSDTRGLASVARKCFYNGTLKEMIDPIIKEESLENNFALFRGPNENSLDAFLRIAVACVDINQDKRPTMKVVVEELEKALSYQKNHKDTLRIALEDVKLATENFHEKHCVGQGGFRKVYIGNLSKGDDTIVAKLLDVKGGQGEKEFQNELQILFKYKHNNIIGLVGYCVENDSKIIVYEYASRGSLDRHLDDPCLTWTTRLNICIDIATALDFLHSGIEKQATVIHRDIKAANILLNDDWHAKLGDFGL, via the exons ATGGAAAATACAAAGATGGAAAAGAATTATTGTATAATGAAATTGAAATGCTTACAACTTGTAAGCATCCTAACAGTCACTCTTGTTGGATTTTGTGATGAAGATCACGAGATGATCCTCGTTTTAGAGACTCCTAGTCATGAAAGCCTTCATGAATATTTGGTGCTCAAAGAGAAGTCTATTACGCTTTCATGGTCAAAACGTTTGAGAATATGCCTTGATGTTGGGCGTGGATTGAAGTATTTACATTATGAGATGGAAGACCAAATGATGATATTACATTGTGCTATTTGGAACAAGGCAATTATTGTGGATGAGAATTTTGGGGCAAAGATTTGCAATTTTAGCTACTCTGCATTCCTTCAACCGAATCGAAATTACGTTTCTTTCAATCAGGACTCTTTCTGTATGACCTGTTGTCACCAGGATCGAGATACTTTCGAGACGGGCAAATGTAAAAGAGAAACAGATGTATATAGTTTCGGAGTACTTTTGTTTGAGATTGCGTGTGGGAAGTTAGCCAATGATGGTATTTATAGGAGGAGTGATACCAGAGGACTGGCATCTGTGGCCCGAAAATGCTTCTACAATGGAACACTGAAGGAAATGATAGACCCTATAATTAAGGAAGAAAGTCTTGAAAACAATTTTGCCCTGTTTAGGGGTCCCAACGAAAATTCTCTTGATGCATTCTTGAGAATTGCAGTTGCGTGTGTGGATATTAATCAAGACAAGCGTCCAACAATGAAAGTTGTTGTAGAGGAGCTCGAGAAAGCCTTATCATATCAG AAAAACCATAAAGACACCCTCAGGATTGCACTTGAAGACGTCAAATTAGCCACCGAAAACTTCCATGAAAAACATTGTGTCGGCCAAGGGGGTTTCAGGAAGGTTTATATAGGAAACCTTTCAAAGGGCGATGATACAATTGTTGCAAAACTATTGGATGTAAAGGGTGGTCAGGGAGAAAAAGAATTTCAGAATGAGCTTCAAATTCTTTTCAAGTATAAGCACAATAACATCATCGGTCTTGTAGGATACTGTGTCGAAAACGATTCAAAAATCATTGTGTATGAGTATGCGTCAAGAGGAAGTCTTGATAGGCATTTGGATGATCCTTGTCTTACTTGGACAACACGACTCAACATATGCATTGATATTGCAACCGCATTGGATTTCCTTCATAGCGGAATTGAAAAACAAGCAACGGTGATACATAGGGACATAAAAGCGGCTAATATTCTACTAAACGATGACTGGCATGCAAAACTTGGTGATTTTGGGCTTTAG